The following proteins are encoded in a genomic region of Gemmatimonadota bacterium:
- a CDS encoding GNAT family N-acetyltransferase produces MDNFACHNIHLKTENLKLRPFEETDFDLAVPFYRDPDFLNAMEGEPPDEPVTGDYLKRAGKHMAKQGFLFAIEEKASGRTIGEVCLQWMNLERAKIKGEKVMRLPIGIWDKSLWGKGYGKEVVRRLMAYAFEELKIDRFCAMDVHADNERSKALWRSCGLTVSREMDNGKILDYEITRSEYRRLSLG; encoded by the coding sequence ATGGACAACTTTGCTTGTCACAATATTCACCTGAAAACAGAAAACTTGAAGCTTCGGCCATTTGAAGAAACAGATTTCGATCTCGCGGTACCTTTTTATCGAGATCCCGATTTTCTGAATGCAATGGAAGGAGAGCCGCCTGACGAGCCCGTGACAGGTGACTATCTCAAACGCGCGGGCAAACACATGGCAAAACAGGGCTTCCTATTTGCAATTGAGGAAAAGGCGAGCGGGCGAACCATTGGCGAAGTGTGTTTACAGTGGATGAATTTGGAAAGGGCAAAAATCAAGGGAGAGAAGGTCATGCGCTTGCCCATTGGGATATGGGACAAATCCCTCTGGGGCAAAGGCTATGGAAAAGAAGTGGTGCGACGCCTGATGGCATACGCATTTGAGGAATTGAAAATCGACCGATTCTGCGCGATGGATGTACATGCAGACAACGAGCGATCAAAAGCCTTGTGGCGGTCATGTGGATTGACCGTCTCAAGAGAAATGGATAACGGAAAGATACTGGACTATGAGATCACGCGATCAGAATACAGGAGATTAAGTCTTGGCTAA
- a CDS encoding UPF0175 family protein produces MANTEKELTIKLPESLVEILGGAQKATKEATRATVLDLVRTGKISVGKGAELLNLSRHDFLDLMNDHHVPAIDYSPENFEYELRGLREKFGISPTKN; encoded by the coding sequence TTGGCTAATACGGAAAAGGAATTGACGATCAAGTTACCTGAGTCACTCGTCGAAATACTCGGCGGTGCTCAGAAAGCAACAAAAGAGGCCACCCGGGCAACGGTTTTGGATTTGGTGCGTACAGGAAAAATCAGTGTGGGAAAGGGAGCAGAGTTACTTAACCTGTCCCGGCATGATTTTTTAGATCTCATGAATGATCATCATGTGCCTGCGATTGATTACTCCCCCGAAAATTTCGAATATGAGCTTCGTGGACTGCGCGAGAAATTTGGAATTTCACCTACCAAA